A genomic stretch from Mycobacterium paraterrae includes:
- a CDS encoding BlaI/MecI/CopY family transcriptional regulator → MAKQTRLGDLERAVMDHLWSASHPQTVRQVHEALSERRDLAYTTVMTVLQRLAKKNLVSQIRDDRAHQYAPVHGRDELVAGLMVDALDQAADTGSRQAALVHFVERVGADEAEALRRALDELESGSRKPRSGGARSED, encoded by the coding sequence ATGGCTAAGCAAACGCGGCTCGGAGACCTAGAGCGCGCGGTGATGGACCACTTATGGTCCGCTTCGCACCCCCAGACCGTCCGTCAGGTGCACGAAGCGCTCTCGGAGCGCCGCGACCTGGCCTACACGACCGTGATGACCGTGTTGCAGCGGTTGGCCAAGAAGAACCTGGTCTCGCAGATCCGTGACGACCGCGCACATCAATACGCCCCGGTGCACGGGCGTGACGAGCTGGTCGCCGGACTAATGGTCGACGCACTCGACCAGGCCGCAGACACCGGAAGCCGACAGGCCGCCCTCGTGCACTTCGTCGAGCGGGTCGGGGCCGATGAGGCCGAAGCGTTGCGACGCGCGCTCGACGAATTGGAATCAGGGAGTCGTAAACCCCGATCTGGTGGCGCTCGGTCGGAGGACTAA